From a single Ursus arctos isolate Adak ecotype North America unplaced genomic scaffold, UrsArc2.0 scaffold_34, whole genome shotgun sequence genomic region:
- the TFIP11 gene encoding tuftelin-interacting protein 11: MSLSHLYRDGEGHMDDDDDERENFEITDWDLQNEFNPNRQRHWQTKEEATYGVWAERDSDEERPSFGGKRARDYSAPVNFISAGLKKGAAEEAELEDSEDEEKPVKQDDFPKDFGPKKLKTGGNFKPSQKGFAGGTKSFMDFGSWERHTKGIGQKLLQKMGYVPGRGLGKNAQGIINPIEAKQRKGKGAVGAYGSERTTQSLQDFPVVDSEEEAEEEFQKELSQWRKDPSGSKKKPKYSYKTVEELKAKGRISKKLAAPQKELSQVKVIDMTGREQKVYYSYSQISHKHNVPDDGLPPQSQQPPQSQQPPQPGKEAKAPGFALPELEHNLQLLIDLTEQEIIQSDRQLQHERDMVVNLSHELEKMSEVLEHEERVIANLSKVLEMVEECERRLQPGCSDPLTLDECARVFETLQDKYYEEYRMSDRVDLAVAIVYPLMKEYFKEWDPLKDCAYGTEVVSKWKSLLENDQLLSHGGQDLSADAFHRLIWEVWMPFVRNIVTQWQPRNCDPMVDFLDSWVHIIPVWILDNILDQLIFPKLQKEVENWNPLTDTVPIHSWVHPWLPLMQARLEPLYSPIRSKLSSALQKWHPSDSSAKLILQPWKDVFTPGSWEAFMVKNIVPKLGMCLGELVINPHQQHMDAFYWVVDWEGMISVSSLVGLLEKHFFPKWLQVLCSWLSNSPNYEEITKWYLGWKSMFSDQVLAHPSVKDKFNEALDIMNRAVSSNVGAYMQPGARENIAYLTHTERRKDFQYEAMQERREAENMAQRGIGVAASSVPMNFKDLIETKAEEHNIVFMPVIGKRHEGKQLYTFGRIVIYIDRGVVFVQGEKTWVPTSLQSLIDMAK; the protein is encoded by the exons ATGTCGCTGTCCCACCTGTACCGGGATGGGGAAGGCCACAtggatgatgatgacgatgagcGGGAGAACTTTGAGATCACCGACTGGGATCTCCAGAATGAATTTAACCCCAACCGGCAGCGCCACTGGCAGACCAAGGAAGAGGCCACCTATGGAGTGTGGGCCGAGAGAGACTCAGATGAAGAGAGGCCCAGCTTTGGAGGCAAACG GGCCCGCGACTACTCCGCGCCAGTCAACTTCATCAGCGCTGGCCTCAAGAAAGGGGCAGCAGAGGAGGCCGAGCTGGAAGATTCGGAAGATGAAGAGAAGCCTGTTAAGCAGGATGACTTTCCTAAGGATTTTGGACCCAAGAAGTTAAAGACG GGTGGCAATTTTAAACCCAGCCAGAAAGGCTTTGCAGGAGGAACCAAGTCTTTCATGGATTTTGGCAGCTGGGAAAGACACACAAAAGGCATCGGGCAGAAGCTGCTTCAGAAGATGGGCTACGTCCCTGGCAGGGGCCTCGGGAAGAACGCACAAG GTATCATTAACCCGATcgaagccaagcagagaaagggaaaaggtgCCGTGGGAGCTTATGGCTCGGAGCGGACCACTCAGTCCCTGCAGGACTTCCCCGTGGTTGACTCTGAAGAAGAAGCGGAAGAG GAGTTTCAGAAGGAGCTGAGCCAGTGGAGGAAAGACCCCAGCGGAAGCAAGAAGAAGCCCAAATACTCATACAAGACAGTGGAAGAGTTGAAGGCCAAGGGCAGGATTAGTAAGAAGCTTGCCGCCCCCCAGAAGGAGCTTTCTCAGGTCAAG GTCATCGACATGACCGGCCGGGAGCAGAAGGTCTACTACAGCTACAGCCAGATCAGCCACAAGCACAACGTCCCCGACGACGGGCTGCCGCCGCAGTCCCAGCAGCCGCCACAGTCCCAGCAGCCGCCACAGCCCGGCAAAGAGGCCAAGGCGCCGGGCTTTGCGCTGCCCGAGCTGGAGCACAACCTGCAGCTGCTCATCGACCTCACGGAGCAGGAGATCATCCAGAGCGACCGGCAGCTGCAGCACGAGCGGGACATGGTGGTCAACCTGTCGCACGAGCTGGAGAAGATGTCGGAGGTCCTGGAGCACGAGGAGCGGGTCATCGCCAACCTCAGCAAGGTCCTGGAGATGGTGGAGGAGTGCGAGCGGCGCCTGCAGCCCGGCTGCAGCGACCCCCTCACGCTGGACGAGTGCGCCCGTGTCTTCGAGACCCTGCAGGACAAGTACTACGAGGAGTACAGGATGTCCGACCGCGTGGACCTCGCCGTGGCCATCGTCTACCCGCTCATGAAGGAGTACTTCAAGGAGTGGGACCCGCTGAAG GACTGCGCTTACGGCACCGAGGTCGTCTCCAAGTGGAAGAGCCTCCTGGAGAACGACCAGCTTTTATCCCACGGCGGGCAGGACCTCTCGGCAGATGCCTTTCACAG GCTGATATGGGAGGTCTGGATGCCTTTTGTTCGAAATATCGTCACCCAGTGGCAGCCAAGGAACTGCGACCCGATGGTGGACTTTTTGGACAGCTGGGTGCACATTATTCCCGTGTGGATCTTAGATAACATCCTGGACCAGCTCATCTTCCCCAAGCTGCAGAAGGAG GTGGAAAACTGGAACCCGCTGACGGACACTGTGCCCATCCACTCCTGGGTCCACCCGTGGCTGCCCCTGATGCAGGCGCGCCTGGAGCCCCTCTACTCCCCCATCCGCAGCAAGCTGTCCAGCGCCCTGCAGAAGTGGCACCCCAGTGACTCCTCCGCCAAGCTCATCCTTCAGCCCTGGAAAGACGTCTTCACCCCGGGCTCCTGGGAGGCATTCATGGTCAAGAACATAGTACCCAAGCTGG GGATGTGCCTCGGGGAGTTGGTCATTAACCCCCACCAGCAGCACATGGATGCCTTCTACTGGGTCGTCGACTGGGAAGGGATGATCTCTGTGTCCAGCCTGGTGGGGCTGCTCGAGAAGCACTTCTTCCCCAAGTGGCTCCAG GTGCTGTGCTCTTGGCTCAGTAACAGCCCGAATTATGAGGAGATCACCAAGTGGTACCTGGGCTGGAAGTCCATGTTCTCAGACCAAGTGCTGGCACACCCATCTGTCAAGGACAAATTTAACGAAGCACTTGACATCATGAACAGGGCGGTGTCCTCCAACGTCG GTGCCTACATGCAGCCCGGAGCGCGGGAGAACATCGCCTACCTCACGCACACGGAGCGGAGGAAGGACTTCCAGTACGAGGCCATGCAGGAGCGACGGGAGGCTGAGAACATGGCCCAGAGGGGCATCGGCGTGGCTGCCAGCTCCGTGCCCATGAACTTTAAGGACCTCATTGAGACCAAGGCCGAGGAGCACAATATCGTTTTCATGCCGGTCATCGGGAAGCGACACGAAGGGAAGCAGCTCTACACGTTTGGCCGCATCGTCATCTACATCGACCGAGGAGTGGTGTTCGTCCAGGGCGAGAAGACCTGGGTGCCCACCTCCCTGCAGAGCCTGATCGACATGGCCAAGTAG